Below is a window of Actinomycetota bacterium DNA.
GGGTGAGGACGCGCCGGTCCCGTGGGTGGTGGAGCTGCTCCGCGCTGACCACGGCGACGCCGCGAAGCTGATCGTGACCGGCCGTCCCGACGACTACCGCGAGGTCTGCGAGCGGTGGCTCGCAGAGCACGACGTCCCCTACGACCAGCTGCTGATGCGCCGCGGCGGTGACTTCCGCCCCGACCACGTGGTCAAGGCCGAGCTGTACGAGCGCCACATCCGCGACCGGTTCGACGTCGCGTTCGTCGTCGACGACCGGCCCGCCGTCGTTCAGATGTGGCGGGCGCGTGGCCTGCACGTCGTGCAGCCCACCGACCCCGGCCTGGCGCCGCTGCGCGCGTCGGCGACCTGACGCCCCGCCATGGACGCCAGGTCAGCCGCAGTTGCGGCTGGTGTAGTCGGCGATCCGTTGCCGTGCCGCCTCCGCGTCGGCGTGCGGTCGGTACTCGTCGGCGACCACCAGGCCGACGTCGTCGCGGAGCTCGTCCGGGGCGTTGGCCAGGAGCACCACCTGCACGTCATGGGCGTGCTCGCCCGCCTGCCTGCCATCCTCGTGGGCGTGGCCGCCGTCCTCGTGGGCATGCCCGTCGCTGGCATCAGCATCCCGGTCGCCCTGCTGAGACTGCTGGGTATACGTCCCCCAGGCGTCGCAGAACGCTTGCAGCGAGGTGTCCGACCCGCCGCAGGCCACCGACGCGGCCGCGACCACAGCGACGATCCACCGCATCACGTCACGTTCCGCCCGGGTCGATCGGGAGTTGCACGGCCTCGGTCGGTGACGGCGACGGGCTCGGCGTCGCCGTCGGTGACGGAGACGGTGACGGGGTCGGTGGCTCCTGCGGTCCCTCGCTGACCACGATCGTGACCTCCGAACCCTTCCGCGCGGGCTGGTTGCCGTCGGGATTCTGGCGGATCACGCGACCGCGGTCCACGGCCGGGTCGAACTCGCGGACCACGAGCACCTTGAAGTCGCGCTCCTCGAGCTGGAAGCGGGCCTCCGACTCGGTCTGCCGCACCACGTTGGGCACGATCTCGGTCTCCTGACCGGCGCTGACGATCAGTGTCACGGTGGAGTTCTTTGGTACCTGCTCGCCGCCGGGTGGGTCGGTGCCGATCACCCGGCCACTGGGCACCTCGTCGGAGAACTCCTTGACCCGGTCACCGACCGACAGGCCAGCTTCCCGGATGGTGGCGATGGCGTCCTCCTCGGCCGAGCCGCCCACGTTCGGCACCGTCACCGGCTGCACGCCACGCGACACGGTCAGCACGACGACCGCGCCGTCCTCAACCTCGTTGCCGGGGGCAGGGTCCTGATCGACCACGTGCCCGTCCGGGATCGTGTCATGGTAGACGCCGTCCGGTGCGGTCCGCGGCGTCAGCCCGTACGCCTCGAGGGTCCCGTAGGCGTCCGTGATCGGCTCGCCGATGACCCTGGGCACGGTCCGTGTCAGGGTGGCGTCACCGCTGAGCAGCGAGGCCAGCAGCCACAGCCCTCCGGCGAACGCCAGGACCGTGACGATGCCCAGCGCCAGGTACCCGACCGTGCGGCGGCGGCGCTGCTGTGTGGCGGTCGGCGGGGGTCTGCGCGGGGCGAGTTCCGACTCGATCACCGCGGTGTCGTCGGGCAGGAGCACGGCGGGAGCATCGACCGACTCGCCGGCGTGGGCCCGCACGAGGTCGTCGCGCATCGCCTCCGCGCTGGCGTAGCGGTTCGCGGGGTTCTTGGCCACCGCCTTCATCGCGATCGCCTCCGCCGCCGGGGAGACGTCCGGGTTGCACTCGCGGGGCGGTCGGGGCTGCTCCTGGACGTGCTGGTAGGCCACACCCACCGCGCTGTCTCCCTGGAAGGGCGGGCGCCCGCTGAGCATCTCGTACAGGACGATGCCCAGGGAGTAGATGTCCGAGCTGGCGTCCAGCCGGGCGCCCTGTGCCTGCTCCGGCGAGAGGTACGCGGCCGTGCCGAGCACCGCGGCAGTCTGGGTGACGGTCTCGGCGTCGATCGCCCGCGCGATCCCGAGGTCGGTGACCTTCACGTCGCCGTTGTCGTCGATCAGGATGTTGCCGGGCTTGATGTCACGGTGGATGATCCCGCGGCCGTGGGCGTACGCCAGCGCGGAGCAGACCTCCGCGCACACCTCGAGTGCCCGCTCCTCGGTGAGCCCGCCATGCGACATGATCTGTTGCAGCGAGCGGCCGTGGACGAGCTCCATCACGATGAACGGCAGACCGTCGTGCTCGCCGGTGTCGTACACCGCGACGATGTTCGGGTGGTTGAGGGCTGCGGCCTGCTGGGCCTCGCGGCGGAACCGCTGCTGGAAGTCCGGGTCGTCGTGGAAACGTGCCGACAGCAACTTGACGGCGACGGGGCGGTCGAGGACCTCGTCGTGGGCCGCCCACACCTGGGCCATGCCGCCCCGGCCGATGCGGCGATCCAAGCGGTAGCGGCCACCGAGCAGGAGTCCCGCACCGGGCACGGCGGAGCCACCACGGGTCTGCGAACTCACGATCCGGCTCGTTCCACGTCGGATGGCGGCGCAACCGTATCAGGAGGCGCTGCTGCGGTGGCTCTTCCGGCGGCCTCAACCCGCTGGGCGGCCGTGCGCCGTGACGGGACGTGTCGTGTCCGCCTACGTCTGGCCTGGCGGCTTCCCCGCCTGGCCCGGCGGCTCCCCCGCCTGGCCTGGCGGCTCGCCTCCGTGGCCCGGTGGCTCGCCTCCCTGACCGGGGGGCTGCCCCGGTCCGTTCCCCGGTCCGCCGGGTGCCTGTTGCGGGGGTTGGTCGGGCTCGTCGACTGGTTCCTGCGCGTCTCCGCCCGGTTGGTCTGTGACGTCGGCTGGTGCGGTGGTGGTGTCGGGCGGTTCGGTGGGGGCGGTCGTGGCGGGCTCAGGCGGTCCCGACGAGATGGTCAGCTGTACCACCGTGCCGGGCGCCACCTCTTGTCCCTCGCCAGGCTCAGCTGCGGCGACGTGTCCGGTGGGGATGTCGCTGTGGGGTTCGGCACCGGCCCGCTGACCCGACAGACCGCGGGCATCCAGGCGCGCCAACGCGAGGTCCAGCGGGGCGCCGACGACGTCGGGGACCCTCACCACCTCGACGCTCGTGTCCTCCCCGGTGGTGACCAGCAGCGCCGCGATGCCGGCGGCAGCCACCAGCAGCGCCGCCGCGACGAACGCCAGCAAGGGCCGGCGCCGCTCGTCGCCGTCACCGCCGTCCGGGTCAGCGACCGGTTCGAGCGGGGCGGTGTCGCTCACACGTTCGAGCATCCGCGCCGCAGCCTCACCAGCAACCCCTGCCGCCGCGGCGCGGGCGGCGGCGTGGTCGGCCACGACCGGCTCGCCGTGGCGCACCGCCAGGAGGTCGTCGCGCATCGCCTCCGCTGACGGATAGCGGTCGGCGGGGTCCTTGGCGAGGGAGGTCAGGACGACCGCCTCGAGCTCCGGCTCGATGCGCGGGGTCCGGTCACGTGGCGGCCGGGGGGTGTCCGAGACGTGCCTGAGCGCGACCTGAACCAGGGAGTCGCCCGTGAAGGGTGGGCTGCCGGTGAGCATCTCGTACAGGACCGTCCCCAGCGAGTAGACGTCGGAGCGGGCGTCGACCGGGGCGCCCTGGGCCTGCTCCGGTGAGAGGTACGCAGCGGTGCCCAACACCGACGTCATCGCCAGGGTGTCGCCGCCGACGGCGTACGCGATGCCGAAGTCGGCGACCTTCACGGTGCCGTCGTCGGCGACGAGGATGTTGGCGGGCTTGATGTCGCGGTGGACCAGACCGGCGTCGTGGGCAGCACCGAGCGCGGCGCACACGTCGGTGCAGATCTCGAGTGCACGATCGGGTGCCAGTCCCCCGTCGATCAGCGCGTCGAGGGATCGGCCGTCCACCAGCTCCATCACGAGGTAGGGCCGCCCGTCGTCTTCGCCGTAGTCGTGGACCGCGACGACGTTGGCGTGGTTCAACGTGGCGGCCGCCCGCGCTTCACGTTCGAAGCGGGCAAGGGACTGCTCGTCGTCCGCGAACAGCGGCCGCAGGACCTTCACCGCCACGTCACGGTCGAGGCGTTGGTCGCGGGCGGCGAAGACCTCCGCCATGCCGCCGTGCCCGATCGGTCGCTCCAGGCGGTACCGGCCGCCCAGGACCTGACCTATCCAGGCCGGGGGAGAGTCCGGCCGCGGTGACGGTGGGGTCATCCGCCGGTCCGCTGCAGGGCAGCGGCCATCACCGCCCGTGCCATGGGAGCCGCCAACCCGCCGCCGGTCGCCCCCTCCCCGGCGTTGGGCAGCACCACCGCGACCGCCACCCGCGGCACCGGCGCCCCGCCACCCGGGTCCGGTGTCGCGGCGAACCCCGCGAACCACACGTGCGGGGTGATCCGCTGACCGGGGTCGGCCGTCCCGGTCTTGCCGCCCACCGTCGCCCCATCGATCTGGGCGCGGCGACCGGTGCCGTCGCGGACGACCCGCACCATCAGGTCGGCGAGCTTGGCAGCGTTGTCCTCGGTCATGGCCTGGGCGGTGAACGCCCCGTCGATCCAGGGGCCGCTGTCGGCGCCGCGGACGCGCCGGCCGCTGCGGTCGAGGACCTCGGCGACCACGTGCGGGCGCATCAGCACCCCGCGGTTGGCGATGGCCTGCACGACCATCGCCGTCTGCAGGGCGGTGGCCTGCACGTCGAAAGCGCCGAGCGCCGCCTGGGCGGCCTGCGGCGGGTCGAGGTCGTCGGGGATCACGCTCTCGACGACGGGCAGCTCGTAGGGAGGACGACGGTTGAAGCCGAACTTCTCCGCCTGTTCGACCAGCGCGTCCGCGCCCAGCTCGACCCCCAGCCGGGCGAAGACGGTGTTGCACGACACGACCAGCGCCTCGGCGAGCGTGAGCGTCCCCCCGCCACGGCAGGTCCCGCCGCCGTAGTTGCGGATCGCGTGGGTCGTGCCTGGCGGGCTGTAGCCGGCGACGTCCTCGAACGCGGTGTCGACGCTGAAGCCGTGTTCGAGTGCGGCTGCGGCCACGATGAGCTTCATGGTGGAACCCGGCTGGTAGCGGCGCTGGGTCGCCCGGTTGGCGAGCGGCTCGTCGGGGTGGTCGTTCAGCTGCTGCCAGTAGGTCCGGATCTGCTGCGGGTCGTGGCTGGACAGCAAGTTCGGGTCGTAGGTCGGGTTGGAGACGTGCGCCAGGACCGCACCGGAGATCGGGTCGAGTGCCACGATCGCGCCGGGGCGGTCGCCCAGCGCGTCGCGTGCCGCCTCCTGCGCCGCGGGGTCGACGGTCAAGCGGATCACGTTTCCTGCCGGGTCCTGGGCGCCGAGCAGCTGCGCCAGGTTCTGTGCCAGCAGATCGGTGGGGGTCCCGGTCAGCGTCTCGTTGAGCGCCGCCTCCAGGCCCGCACGCCCGAAGATGACGGAGTAGTACCCGACCAGGTGGGCGTACAGCCGCGCCGGGTCGTACCGGCGCAGGTACTTCAGCTGGTGGTCCGTCTCGACGCTGAACGCGATCCGTTCGTCTCCGACCACGATCGGCCCGCGCTGGATCCGGTACTCCTGGATCAGCAGCCGGTGGTTGGCGGGGTGGTTGACGAACTCGTCGGCGCGGATCAGCTGGATGACGTTGAGGTTGACGAACAACGCGCCGAACAGCACGAGCATGACGGTGGCGACGCGACGCACCTGGCGGGTCACGATGGGCCCCTGCGGGCGGCGGCGCGTCCCATGCGCGCCGTGCGGCGGGCCGAGTCACTGACCCGCAGCAGCAGCGCGATCAACAGGTAGTTGGCGATCAGGCTCGAGCCCCCGTACGAGACGAACGGCAGCGTGATGCCGGTCAGCGGGACCAGCCGCGTGATCCCACCGACGATGACGAACACCTGCAACGCCAAGATCGTCGACAGCCCGGCAGCCAGCAGCGTGCCGACCTCGTCGGTGGCGGTCAGCGCCGCCTTGTAGCCGCGAGCGACCAGCAGGACGAAGCACACCAGCGCCGCGGTGGTGCCCAACAGCCCCAGCTCCTCGCCGAGGACCGCGAAGATCGCATCGGTCGCGGCGGCGGGGATGTCGGGCTGGCCCAGACCCAGTCCCGTGCCGGTCACCCCCCCGGTGCCCAGCGCGAACAGGGACTGCACCAGCTGGTAGGCCTCATCGTTGATCCGTTCGGGCGCCCACGGGTCGAGCCAGATCGTGAAGCGCTGCCGCACGTGACCGAACGTGGCGTAGGCCAGGGCGCCGGCGGCCGCGAACGTGGCGATCCCCACCGACGGGTAGGCCAGACGCCCCGTCGCGATGTACAGCATCGCGACGAACACCCCGAAGAACAGCAGGCTGCTGCCGAGGTCCCGTTGCGCCACGAGGATCGCCACCCCTCCCAGCGCGGCCACCAGGACGGGAGCGAGGTGGCGGACGGGCGGCAGCAGCACCGGACCGATGCGGGTGGTGGCCACAGACAGCAGCGCGCGCTTGTCCTCGAGGTACCCGGCGAGGAACACCACCATCGCGATCTTGGCCAGTTCACCCGGCTGGAACGTCACCGGACCCAGGTCGACCCACAACCGGGCGCCGTTGATCTCCCGCCCGATCTCCGGCGTCATCGGCAGCAGCAGCAGGACCAGCGCGGCGAGCCCCGCCGTGTACCGGTAGCGGGCCAGCTGCCGGTGGTCGGTGACCGCCAGGAGCGTGAGCGCGAACAGGCCGATGCCGACCACCGTCCACGTCGTCTGGGCGATGGCGAGGTCGGTGTCCTGGGCGAAGTCGACGCGCCGCACCAGCACCAGGCCCAGACCGTTCAACAAGAACGCCACCGGCAGGATCACCGGGTCGGCGAACGGGGTGAGGCGCCGCACCGCAAGGTGAGCCACCACCGCCAGTGCGGTCAGCGCCCCGCCGTAGGCCAGCGTCCCGGCGGGCAGGTCGCCGGCGGCCGCCACTCCCATCAAGGCGTACGCGCCGAGCACCACGACAAGCGCCAGGAGGAGCAGTTGCCGCTCCCGGGTGCGCGCCTGCTCGGCGATGGAGGCTGCCGAGCCGCCGTTCACGACGCGGTCTGGGTCGGCGTCGGCGTCGTCCGAGGTTGGGAGTCCTGCGGCGTGGTCCGGCTCGGGGCGTTGTCGACGATGTAGCGGGCGTCGAGCAGGTCGGCCGCGGGGATGCCCTCCTCCAGCTGCCGGACGTACCAGGGGGGGACGTCTCGGACGGTCAGCTCTGTGGTCTCGGCCACCCACGACAGCTCGACGGGACCCAGCTCGGCCGGGATGCCGTGGTAGATCGCCACGCGGTCAGCGTCGAGCCCGACGAAGAACGACCGCGACAGCAGCCACCAGCCTCCCAGCGCGGCCACGACGATCAACGCGATGACGGCGCCGATCACGGCTGCGACCCGTTGCCCACGCCCCGATCGGGTGGTCTCGTCGGCGCTGCCCACGGCGCCCGGCAGCTGCCCCCCGAGGGTCCCCAGATGGCCCAGCCGGTCCGCCCAGTCCTCCTCCAGCCGCTCGGCGTGGGCGTCGGTCCGGATCACCTTCGCGGTTCCGTCGTCGGAGTCCACCCCCCCGTAGCGCAGCAGCACCACCGTGATGTTGTCGGGACCGCCTGCTTCGTTGGCCAGGTCGATCAGACGTTGGACCGTCGTCTCGGGCCGGTGACCGGCGTTCAGCGTCGCGAGGATCTGGTCGTCGGAGACCGGGCCGGTCAACCCATCGGAGCACAGCAGGACCTGGTCGCCGGCGGCCAGGTCGATCGTGAGGGTGTCGACGTCCAGCTCGACGTCCACGCCGATCGCCCGGGTGACGATCGACCGCTGCGGGTGGCGGGCGGCCTCCTCCTTGGTGATCTGGCCTTCCTCGATCAGGTGCTCCACCAAGGTGTGGTCGCGGGTCAGCTGCGTGACGTCGCCGTTGCGGGCCAGGTAGGCACGCGA
It encodes the following:
- a CDS encoding FtsW/RodA/SpoVE family cell cycle protein yields the protein MNGGSAASIAEQARTRERQLLLLALVVVLGAYALMGVAAAGDLPAGTLAYGGALTALAVVAHLAVRRLTPFADPVILPVAFLLNGLGLVLVRRVDFAQDTDLAIAQTTWTVVGIGLFALTLLAVTDHRQLARYRYTAGLAALVLLLLPMTPEIGREINGARLWVDLGPVTFQPGELAKIAMVVFLAGYLEDKRALLSVATTRIGPVLLPPVRHLAPVLVAALGGVAILVAQRDLGSSLLFFGVFVAMLYIATGRLAYPSVGIATFAAAGALAYATFGHVRQRFTIWLDPWAPERINDEAYQLVQSLFALGTGGVTGTGLGLGQPDIPAAATDAIFAVLGEELGLLGTTAALVCFVLLVARGYKAALTATDEVGTLLAAGLSTILALQVFVIVGGITRLVPLTGITLPFVSYGGSSLIANYLLIALLLRVSDSARRTARMGRAAARRGPS
- a CDS encoding penicillin-binding transpeptidase domain-containing protein, translated to MTRQVRRVATVMLVLFGALFVNLNVIQLIRADEFVNHPANHRLLIQEYRIQRGPIVVGDERIAFSVETDHQLKYLRRYDPARLYAHLVGYYSVIFGRAGLEAALNETLTGTPTDLLAQNLAQLLGAQDPAGNVIRLTVDPAAQEAARDALGDRPGAIVALDPISGAVLAHVSNPTYDPNLLSSHDPQQIRTYWQQLNDHPDEPLANRATQRRYQPGSTMKLIVAAAALEHGFSVDTAFEDVAGYSPPGTTHAIRNYGGGTCRGGGTLTLAEALVVSCNTVFARLGVELGADALVEQAEKFGFNRRPPYELPVVESVIPDDLDPPQAAQAALGAFDVQATALQTAMVVQAIANRGVLMRPHVVAEVLDRSGRRVRGADSGPWIDGAFTAQAMTEDNAAKLADLMVRVVRDGTGRRAQIDGATVGGKTGTADPGQRITPHVWFAGFAATPDPGGGAPVPRVAVAVVLPNAGEGATGGGLAAPMARAVMAAALQRTGG
- the pknB gene encoding Stk1 family PASTA domain-containing Ser/Thr kinase, which gives rise to MSSQTRGGSAVPGAGLLLGGRYRLDRRIGRGGMAQVWAAHDEVLDRPVAVKLLSARFHDDPDFQQRFRREAQQAAALNHPNIVAVYDTGEHDGLPFIVMELVHGRSLQQIMSHGGLTEERALEVCAEVCSALAYAHGRGIIHRDIKPGNILIDDNGDVKVTDLGIARAIDAETVTQTAAVLGTAAYLSPEQAQGARLDASSDIYSLGIVLYEMLSGRPPFQGDSAVGVAYQHVQEQPRPPRECNPDVSPAAEAIAMKAVAKNPANRYASAEAMRDDLVRAHAGESVDAPAVLLPDDTAVIESELAPRRPPPTATQQRRRRTVGYLALGIVTVLAFAGGLWLLASLLSGDATLTRTVPRVIGEPITDAYGTLEAYGLTPRTAPDGVYHDTIPDGHVVDQDPAPGNEVEDGAVVVLTVSRGVQPVTVPNVGGSAEEDAIATIREAGLSVGDRVKEFSDEVPSGRVIGTDPPGGEQVPKNSTVTLIVSAGQETEIVPNVVRQTESEARFQLEERDFKVLVVREFDPAVDRGRVIRQNPDGNQPARKGSEVTIVVSEGPQEPPTPSPSPSPTATPSPSPSPTEAVQLPIDPGGT
- a CDS encoding Stp1/IreP family PP2C-type Ser/Thr phosphatase, with the protein product MIRLETAAATHKGRVRPRNEDSYYAGERVFAVADGMGGHLAGDVAAATALLPIQGLDGKVYSDAASARAALLDAILAANAAVVRKAADEPDLHGMGTTLTATIVEGRRLHVGHVGDSRAYLARNGDVTQLTRDHTLVEHLIEEGQITKEEAARHPQRSIVTRAIGVDVELDVDTLTIDLAAGDQVLLCSDGLTGPVSDDQILATLNAGHRPETTVQRLIDLANEAGGPDNITVVLLRYGGVDSDDGTAKVIRTDAHAERLEEDWADRLGHLGTLGGQLPGAVGSADETTRSGRGQRVAAVIGAVIALIVVAALGGWWLLSRSFFVGLDADRVAIYHGIPAELGPVELSWVAETTELTVRDVPPWYVRQLEEGIPAADLLDARYIVDNAPSRTTPQDSQPRTTPTPTQTAS
- the pknB gene encoding Stk1 family PASTA domain-containing Ser/Thr kinase, encoding MTPPSPRPDSPPAWIGQVLGGRYRLERPIGHGGMAEVFAARDQRLDRDVAVKVLRPLFADDEQSLARFEREARAAATLNHANVVAVHDYGEDDGRPYLVMELVDGRSLDALIDGGLAPDRALEICTDVCAALGAAHDAGLVHRDIKPANILVADDGTVKVADFGIAYAVGGDTLAMTSVLGTAAYLSPEQAQGAPVDARSDVYSLGTVLYEMLTGSPPFTGDSLVQVALRHVSDTPRPPRDRTPRIEPELEAVVLTSLAKDPADRYPSAEAMRDDLLAVRHGEPVVADHAAARAAAAGVAGEAAARMLERVSDTAPLEPVADPDGGDGDERRRPLLAFVAAALLVAAAGIAALLVTTGEDTSVEVVRVPDVVGAPLDLALARLDARGLSGQRAGAEPHSDIPTGHVAAAEPGEGQEVAPGTVVQLTISSGPPEPATTAPTEPPDTTTAPADVTDQPGGDAQEPVDEPDQPPQQAPGGPGNGPGQPPGQGGEPPGHGGEPPGQAGEPPGQAGKPPGQT